The following proteins come from a genomic window of Pyxidicoccus sp. MSG2:
- a CDS encoding ATP-binding cassette domain-containing protein — protein MIEARNLHKRFGAVTAVEDVSFTARDGVITGLLGPNGAGKTTTLRMLYTLVRPDGGTALVDGVDVVQRPEDARRALGVLPDTRGLYPRLTAREHARYFGELHGLSGAALDTRVDELIELLDMKDIADRRTEGFSQGQRVKVALARALVHGPHNVLLDEPTNGLDVMSTRAVRTLLRQLKAEGRCVVFSSHVMQEVAALCDRIVVVAHGRVVADGTPDELRARTGKDSLEEAFVATIGSEQGLMQ, from the coding sequence ATGATTGAAGCCAGGAACCTGCACAAGCGCTTCGGCGCGGTGACGGCAGTGGAGGACGTGTCCTTCACCGCGCGGGACGGCGTGATTACGGGCCTGCTGGGTCCCAACGGCGCGGGCAAGACGACGACGCTGCGCATGCTCTACACGCTGGTGCGTCCGGACGGGGGCACCGCGCTGGTGGACGGCGTGGACGTGGTGCAGCGGCCCGAGGACGCGCGCCGCGCCCTGGGCGTGCTGCCGGACACGCGCGGCCTCTACCCGCGCCTCACCGCCCGCGAGCACGCGCGCTACTTCGGCGAGCTGCATGGCCTGTCCGGCGCGGCGCTCGACACGCGCGTGGACGAGCTCATCGAGTTGCTGGACATGAAGGACATCGCGGACCGGCGCACCGAGGGCTTCAGCCAGGGCCAGCGGGTGAAGGTGGCGCTGGCGCGCGCGCTGGTGCACGGGCCTCACAACGTGCTGCTGGACGAGCCCACCAACGGCCTGGACGTGATGAGCACCCGCGCGGTGCGCACGCTGCTGCGGCAGTTGAAGGCGGAGGGACGGTGCGTGGTGTTCTCCAGCCATGTCATGCAGGAGGTGGCCGCGCTGTGTGACCGCATCGTCGTGGTGGCGCACGGGCGCGTGGTGGCGGACGGGACGCCGGACGAGCTGCGGGCCCGTACCGGCAAGGACAGCCTGGAGGAGGCCTTCGTGGCCACCATCGGCAGCGAGCAGGGGCTGATGCAATGA
- a CDS encoding EcsC family protein produces MGIYDRVAERLAFMKMLTPSELKKLGSAKLSDIVMGEVARARVRVAELEKRYPQSQPKDLAQRLIDEKKNLAGMVGGVSGVFGLVALPADLVFMAYLQIILLTDVATLYKANLKTERARGEMLDLFGYANGIGPLPRAGPKVLGKLAAMMLEKGGMHTLGRAMPLVAAPITAYFNNQHIQMVGEQAVRFYEGFDKAHAKAKAHRQKATGS; encoded by the coding sequence ATGGGCATCTACGACCGAGTGGCCGAGCGACTGGCCTTCATGAAGATGCTGACGCCCAGCGAGCTGAAGAAGCTCGGCTCGGCGAAGCTGTCGGACATCGTCATGGGGGAGGTGGCGCGCGCCCGCGTACGCGTGGCCGAACTGGAGAAGCGCTACCCCCAGTCGCAGCCGAAGGACCTGGCCCAGCGCCTCATCGACGAGAAGAAGAACCTCGCCGGCATGGTGGGCGGGGTGAGTGGCGTCTTCGGCCTGGTGGCGCTGCCAGCGGACCTGGTCTTCATGGCGTACCTGCAAATCATCCTGCTCACCGACGTGGCCACCCTCTACAAGGCGAACCTCAAGACGGAGCGCGCCCGCGGGGAGATGCTGGACCTCTTCGGCTACGCCAACGGCATTGGCCCGCTGCCCCGCGCGGGGCCGAAGGTGTTGGGGAAGCTGGCCGCCATGATGTTGGAGAAGGGCGGCATGCACACGCTGGGGCGGGCCATGCCGCTGGTGGCCGCGCCGATTACGGCCTACTTCAACAACCAGCACATCCAGATGGTGGGCGAGCAGGCCGTGCGCTTCTACGAGGGCTTCGACAAGGCGCACGCCAAGGCGAAGGCCCACCGGCAGAAGGCCACCGGGAGCTGA
- a CDS encoding ABC transporter permease, giving the protein MRHLVGTVFRKELKDHLRDRRSVLTAVMFPLLGPVVFLVMFNLLASWYRQDRPLELPVVGRSHAPSLMAFLERYGATLTEAPADYEARIRAGTLDAVLIVPEDYGKEFSAGRTAEVQLVVDSSRQSARHSILRARRLLEAYAGLLGNQRLYARGIAPELAIPVRVEELDLSTPERTAAGVLNMVPLFLVLAAFAGGMQVASDTMAGERERGSLEPLLLNPAPRGAVVAGKWMATVAMAAGAVLLTLVGYLLVVRRVPLEDLGVKARFDAPAALGMAAAVLPLTLAASSVQMWVSTYARSFKEAQTYLSLLMVVPMLPGMVLALSPLQTKPWMFAVPVLGQELLAGEVMRGETLGPLPFLIAAASSLAVAALALRITSRLLTQERIIFGRG; this is encoded by the coding sequence ATGAGGCACCTGGTCGGCACCGTCTTCCGCAAGGAATTGAAGGACCACCTGCGCGACCGGCGCTCGGTGCTCACCGCGGTGATGTTCCCGCTGCTGGGCCCCGTCGTCTTCCTGGTGATGTTCAACCTGCTGGCCTCCTGGTACCGGCAGGACCGGCCGCTGGAGTTGCCGGTGGTGGGGCGCTCGCATGCCCCCAGCCTGATGGCCTTCCTGGAGCGCTACGGGGCGACGCTGACGGAGGCGCCCGCGGACTACGAGGCGCGCATCCGCGCGGGCACGCTGGACGCGGTGCTCATCGTCCCGGAGGACTACGGCAAGGAGTTCTCCGCCGGGCGCACCGCCGAGGTGCAGCTCGTCGTGGACAGCTCGCGCCAGTCCGCGCGCCACTCCATCCTGCGCGCGCGCCGGCTCCTGGAGGCGTACGCGGGGCTGCTGGGCAACCAGCGCCTCTATGCGCGCGGCATCGCCCCGGAGCTGGCCATCCCCGTGCGCGTGGAGGAGCTCGACTTGTCCACGCCCGAGCGCACCGCGGCGGGCGTGCTCAACATGGTGCCCCTCTTCCTGGTGCTGGCCGCCTTCGCGGGCGGCATGCAGGTGGCCAGTGACACCATGGCCGGCGAGCGCGAGCGCGGCTCGCTGGAGCCGCTCCTGCTCAACCCCGCTCCGCGCGGCGCGGTGGTGGCGGGCAAGTGGATGGCCACCGTCGCCATGGCGGCCGGCGCGGTGCTGCTGACGCTGGTGGGCTACCTGCTGGTGGTGCGGCGCGTGCCGCTGGAGGATTTGGGCGTGAAGGCCCGCTTCGACGCGCCCGCCGCCCTGGGCATGGCCGCGGCGGTGCTGCCGCTGACGCTGGCCGCGTCGTCCGTGCAGATGTGGGTGTCCACGTATGCACGCTCCTTCAAGGAGGCGCAGACGTACCTGTCGCTCCTCATGGTGGTGCCCATGCTGCCGGGCATGGTGCTGGCGCTGTCGCCGCTCCAGACGAAGCCGTGGATGTTCGCCGTGCCGGTGCTCGGGCAGGAATTGCTCGCGGGCGAGGTGATGCGCGGCGAAACGCTGGGCCCGCTGCCCTTCCTCATCGCCGCGGCCTCCAGCCTCGCGGTGGCGGCGCTGGCCCTGCGCATCACCTCCCGCCTGCTGACCCAGGAGCGCATCATCTTCGGCCGAGGCTGA
- a CDS encoding carboxypeptidase regulatory-like domain-containing protein yields MSRTLHKAGWGLAAALVVAGLVLWWVWPRAPEAASVHARSAAVAEAVAPTPVVPEVPTRAEPEGPRLRAVLEGEHPFIGEARVGAAFISEEDRRTWEAAKREGDEGAGPERLEDLANVAEWRPAVVTPSASGGTLGPEPVPVASRYRVLAWEPDGTFWWGDVVPESVAGLVDVGVLRARRPTGVRVRLAGARPEQGPFSVRLERVVDADPRAAERASEVLPVVAHAAPVVAAALRDGTPVPLQAGAQAGAMARSEGSSVPLQEGPHAAPAGAAALSEGAFVPLQEGARAAPSGATARSEGAFVPLTSETGETQLLPLPPDPAVRLWLRGASGREGGLVEVPLREGRVETVVLDVDALFPGGVGGTVTLRGRVLLEGSARPPPGARLLGPEGESVALEPDGRFTAPGLPSWRASRFTVQVEALPSGRPVSPAQHEFEFTPEPGASDAEVTWRMPVYRWLVLRMEGFTRAQLQSRARRPYPVFLLQRRDGDGSWLTHPADVFHDEADGVAVSLLQPGTYRVLAAASPYEVHASTSAELGGNATERTVSVRVDEGGVPCEVRVTVAGAPVYGALVTSASTLGSLPPARGRTDAEGRWRLGRVRADSLHLEVEADGHPPWAGEAAAACEASGVVEVRL; encoded by the coding sequence TTGAGCCGCACGCTACACAAGGCAGGGTGGGGCCTGGCCGCCGCGCTGGTGGTGGCCGGGCTCGTGCTGTGGTGGGTGTGGCCCCGGGCTCCGGAGGCGGCGTCCGTGCACGCGCGTTCCGCCGCCGTCGCGGAGGCCGTGGCGCCAACGCCTGTCGTCCCCGAGGTGCCCACGCGCGCGGAGCCGGAGGGCCCGAGACTGCGCGCGGTGCTGGAGGGTGAGCATCCGTTCATCGGAGAGGCGCGCGTGGGCGCGGCGTTCATCTCCGAGGAGGACCGGCGCACGTGGGAAGCGGCGAAGCGCGAGGGGGATGAGGGAGCGGGGCCGGAGCGACTGGAGGACCTGGCGAACGTGGCCGAGTGGCGTCCGGCGGTGGTGACGCCGTCTGCCTCGGGCGGGACGCTGGGGCCGGAGCCGGTGCCGGTGGCGAGCCGCTACCGGGTGCTCGCCTGGGAGCCGGATGGGACGTTCTGGTGGGGTGACGTGGTGCCGGAGTCCGTGGCGGGCCTCGTGGACGTGGGCGTGCTGCGCGCGCGAAGGCCCACCGGAGTCCGCGTGCGGCTGGCCGGAGCGCGGCCGGAGCAGGGTCCGTTCTCCGTGAGGCTGGAGCGCGTGGTGGACGCGGACCCGCGCGCCGCCGAGCGCGCGAGTGAAGTCCTCCCGGTGGTGGCGCACGCGGCTCCCGTCGTGGCGGCGGCGCTGCGGGACGGCACGCCCGTGCCGCTTCAGGCAGGAGCGCAGGCTGGCGCGATGGCGAGGAGCGAGGGCTCGTCCGTGCCGCTTCAGGAGGGACCGCACGCCGCTCCGGCTGGCGCAGCGGCGCTGAGCGAAGGCGCATTCGTGCCGCTTCAGGAGGGCGCTCGCGCGGCTCCATCTGGCGCGACGGCCCGGAGCGAGGGCGCATTCGTTCCGCTGACCTCGGAGACTGGGGAGACGCAGTTGCTGCCATTGCCGCCAGACCCCGCCGTGCGGCTGTGGCTGCGCGGCGCCTCGGGACGCGAAGGCGGACTCGTGGAGGTTCCGCTGCGCGAGGGGCGCGTGGAGACGGTGGTGCTCGACGTGGACGCGCTCTTCCCGGGCGGCGTGGGCGGCACGGTGACGCTGCGAGGGCGGGTGTTGCTGGAGGGCTCGGCCCGGCCACCGCCCGGCGCGCGGCTGTTGGGGCCGGAGGGCGAGTCCGTGGCGCTGGAGCCGGATGGACGCTTCACCGCGCCGGGGCTGCCGTCGTGGCGGGCCTCGCGCTTCACCGTGCAGGTGGAGGCGCTGCCCTCCGGCCGCCCGGTGTCGCCGGCGCAGCATGAATTCGAGTTCACCCCCGAGCCCGGCGCGTCCGACGCGGAGGTGACGTGGCGCATGCCGGTCTACCGGTGGCTGGTGCTGCGCATGGAGGGCTTCACCCGGGCCCAACTCCAGTCGCGGGCGCGGAGGCCCTACCCGGTGTTCCTCCTGCAGCGGCGTGACGGAGACGGGTCGTGGCTCACGCACCCCGCCGACGTCTTCCATGACGAAGCGGACGGCGTGGCCGTGTCGCTGCTCCAGCCCGGGACGTACCGCGTGCTGGCCGCGGCCTCGCCGTACGAGGTCCATGCCAGCACCTCCGCGGAGCTGGGCGGAAACGCCACGGAGCGCACCGTCTCCGTGCGGGTGGACGAGGGCGGCGTGCCCTGCGAGGTGCGCGTCACGGTGGCGGGGGCGCCGGTGTACGGGGCGCTCGTCACCAGCGCCAGCACCCTGGGCTCACTGCCTCCCGCGCGGGGCCGCACGGACGCGGAGGGACGCTGGCGGCTGGGCCGCGTGCGCGCCGACTCGCTCCACCTGGAGGTGGAGGCGGACGGTCATCCTCCGTGGGCGGGCGAGGCCGCCGCGGCCTGTGAGGCGTCGGGCGTGGTGGAAGTCCGGCTGTGA
- a CDS encoding LEA type 2 family protein — translation MPKMKRALLVLAVLSFTTLTGCAALQNLLKGAFKKPTLTFKTARLSSASLSDATVDLVYEVNNPNSFGLDLASVDYSFFVEGKQVVAGKPKKGLSLKKNGKSELVFPANVKFADIVPVVETFLNKDKAAYKAEGSVGIKTPIGVLNFPLSKEGAFEVPKIPQVSFQAPRIKGISGTTATVEFPLEIKNRNSFPLPVAGITGALKVGGANVGNLSTGNLGLLDGSGTKQVTLPLTINLLSAASAAMALRSGGSAQVKLDGKLTSDSQSVPLNLSQLLNFVK, via the coding sequence ATGCCCAAGATGAAACGCGCCCTCCTCGTCCTGGCAGTCCTGTCCTTCACCACGCTGACGGGCTGTGCCGCCCTCCAGAACCTCCTGAAGGGGGCCTTCAAGAAGCCCACCCTCACCTTCAAGACGGCCCGCCTCTCCAGCGCGTCCCTGTCCGACGCCACCGTGGACCTCGTGTACGAGGTGAACAACCCCAACAGCTTCGGGCTGGACCTGGCCTCGGTGGACTACTCCTTCTTCGTCGAGGGCAAGCAGGTGGTCGCCGGCAAGCCGAAGAAGGGGCTGTCGCTCAAGAAGAACGGCAAGAGCGAATTGGTGTTCCCCGCCAACGTGAAGTTCGCGGACATCGTCCCGGTGGTGGAGACGTTCCTCAACAAGGACAAGGCCGCGTACAAGGCCGAGGGCAGCGTGGGCATCAAGACGCCCATCGGCGTGCTCAACTTCCCGCTGTCGAAGGAGGGCGCCTTCGAGGTGCCCAAGATTCCGCAGGTCTCCTTCCAGGCGCCCCGCATCAAGGGCATCAGCGGCACCACCGCCACGGTGGAGTTCCCCCTCGAAATCAAGAACCGCAACAGCTTCCCCCTGCCGGTGGCCGGGATTACCGGCGCACTCAAGGTGGGCGGCGCGAATGTGGGCAACCTGTCCACAGGAAACCTGGGCCTACTGGACGGCAGCGGCACGAAGCAGGTGACGCTGCCGCTCACCATCAATCTCTTGAGCGCGGCCTCGGCGGCCATGGCGCTGCGCTCGGGTGGGAGCGCGCAGGTGAAGCTGGACGGAAAGCTCACCTCGGACTCCCAGTCCGTGCCGCTCAACCTGAGCCAGCTCCTCAACTTCGTGAAATGA
- a CDS encoding alpha/beta hydrolase, whose translation MEAPLPGVRTHIPSFAPPRLRALRWLALGLAALALAGCSRGGPSGAEGRKVALSPCRLEGVASQALCGTYEVFEDRAAKAGRKIALRVVVVPALAAQSEPDPLVLLAGGPGQAASRVPQVLLALERIRRKRDIVLVDQRGTGGSNPLECEPHPLEEGLAARFDDSGAAEKLRKCREGWAADVRHYTTPNAMDDLDEVRAALGYDKINLWGVSYGTRAALVYMRQHPDRVRTAILDGVAPMSLYLPLNAPRDGQHALDALLAHCAKDAACAKAYPDLRPRTEGLLAKLAAEPARVHVPHPLTGVPEEFTLSRRAFLSELFSQLYSPEMASLVPLTLDRVARGEWAPFVALSVGQSEGAGHTVSHGLYYAVVCAEDAPFYDAAAVEREAKGTWFGPDMGLETLAICADWPKAALPAGYREPVVSDVPTLLLSGELDPVTPPAWAEDAKRTLSHSLHVVVPGVGHNTVGADCARTLMNDLLTRGSVEGLTPSCGTSLTRPPFFTSFAGPVP comes from the coding sequence ATGGAGGCACCCTTGCCCGGGGTCCGGACACACATCCCCTCCTTTGCTCCGCCCCGGCTCCGTGCCCTGCGCTGGCTGGCCCTGGGGCTCGCGGCGCTGGCGCTGGCGGGTTGCTCTCGGGGCGGGCCCTCCGGCGCCGAGGGCCGGAAGGTGGCGCTCAGCCCCTGCCGGCTGGAGGGAGTGGCCAGCCAGGCGCTGTGCGGCACGTACGAGGTGTTCGAGGACCGCGCGGCGAAGGCGGGCCGGAAGATTGCCCTGCGCGTGGTGGTGGTGCCGGCGCTGGCGGCCCAGTCGGAGCCGGACCCGCTGGTGCTACTGGCGGGAGGCCCGGGACAGGCGGCGTCGCGCGTGCCTCAAGTCCTGCTCGCGCTGGAGCGCATCCGCCGCAAGCGCGACATCGTCCTGGTGGACCAGCGCGGCACCGGGGGTTCGAATCCGCTGGAGTGTGAGCCGCACCCGCTGGAGGAGGGGCTGGCGGCGCGCTTCGACGACAGCGGCGCGGCGGAGAAGCTGCGCAAGTGCCGCGAGGGCTGGGCCGCGGACGTGCGCCACTACACCACGCCCAACGCGATGGATGATCTGGACGAGGTGCGCGCCGCGCTCGGCTACGACAAAATCAATCTCTGGGGCGTGTCCTACGGCACGCGCGCGGCGCTGGTGTACATGCGCCAGCACCCGGACCGGGTGCGCACCGCGATTCTGGACGGCGTGGCGCCCATGAGCCTGTACCTGCCGCTGAACGCGCCGCGCGACGGGCAGCACGCGCTGGATGCGCTGCTGGCCCACTGCGCGAAGGACGCGGCCTGTGCGAAGGCGTACCCGGACCTGCGGCCGCGCACGGAAGGACTGCTGGCGAAGCTGGCGGCGGAGCCCGCGCGCGTCCACGTGCCGCACCCGCTCACCGGCGTGCCGGAGGAGTTCACCCTGTCGCGCAGGGCCTTCCTGTCCGAGCTGTTCAGCCAGCTCTACAGCCCGGAGATGGCGTCGCTGGTGCCGCTGACGCTCGACAGGGTGGCGCGCGGCGAGTGGGCCCCCTTCGTGGCGCTGAGCGTGGGCCAGTCCGAGGGCGCGGGCCACACCGTGAGCCATGGCCTCTACTACGCCGTCGTCTGCGCGGAGGACGCGCCCTTCTACGACGCGGCGGCGGTGGAGCGCGAGGCGAAGGGGACGTGGTTCGGCCCGGACATGGGGCTCGAGACGCTGGCCATCTGCGCGGACTGGCCGAAGGCCGCGCTGCCTGCGGGCTACCGCGAGCCGGTGGTGTCGGACGTGCCCACGCTGCTCTTGTCGGGAGAGCTGGACCCGGTGACGCCGCCCGCGTGGGCCGAGGACGCGAAGCGCACGCTCAGCCACAGCCTGCACGTGGTGGTGCCCGGCGTGGGCCACAACACGGTGGGCGCGGACTGCGCGCGCACGCTGATGAACGACTTGCTCACGCGCGGGAGCGTGGAGGGGCTGACGCCTTCGTGCGGCACGAGCCTGACCCGGCCTCCCTTCTTCACCTCCTTCGCCGGCCCGGTGCCTTGA
- a CDS encoding DUF2378 family protein, with translation MPSEPMTRAMVFECLFIKGLNADGALANLLRAEGVELRSLKAEYPIQVLNRCVDATCAHLYPDLEIEDARLRLGRGFVQGFVQTLLGRAVAVGLPMLGPVRYLKRFPDYVLMDDSPLRVTLVQLGERTFRMEFRNEFHVLSGFMSGVLLEWLKLARVEATITTERHSPMSFDLHIAW, from the coding sequence ATGCCCTCCGAGCCGATGACCCGCGCGATGGTGTTCGAGTGCCTCTTCATCAAGGGGCTGAATGCGGACGGCGCGCTCGCGAACCTGCTGCGAGCCGAGGGCGTGGAGCTGCGGTCCCTGAAGGCGGAGTACCCCATCCAGGTGCTCAACCGGTGCGTGGACGCCACCTGTGCGCACCTGTATCCGGACCTGGAGATTGAAGACGCGCGGCTGCGACTGGGCCGCGGCTTCGTGCAGGGCTTCGTCCAGACGCTGCTGGGCCGGGCGGTGGCGGTGGGCCTGCCCATGCTGGGCCCGGTGCGCTACCTCAAGCGCTTCCCGGACTACGTGTTGATGGACGACTCTCCGCTGCGGGTGACGCTGGTGCAGCTGGGGGAGCGTACCTTCCGCATGGAGTTCCGGAACGAGTTCCACGTGTTGTCGGGCTTCATGTCGGGCGTCCTGTTGGAATGGCTGAAGCTGGCGCGCGTCGAGGCGACCATCACCACCGAGCGTCACTCGCCCATGAGTTTCGATCTTCACATCGCGTGGTAG
- the panD gene encoding aspartate 1-decarboxylase produces the protein MRRILFKAKIHRATVTQADLDYEGSVTIDVDLLRAADILPYEKVAVWNVTRGTRLETYALEGPSGSGVICINGAAAHLNQPGDLVILATFAEVEEAELAGWKPTVVFVDGKNRIVPGIKEEIPGPQRRSA, from the coding sequence ATGCGCCGCATTCTCTTCAAGGCCAAGATCCACCGCGCGACCGTCACCCAGGCTGACCTGGACTACGAGGGTTCCGTCACCATCGACGTGGACCTGCTGCGCGCGGCCGACATCCTCCCCTACGAGAAGGTGGCGGTCTGGAACGTCACCCGGGGCACGCGCCTGGAGACGTACGCGCTCGAGGGCCCCTCGGGCAGCGGCGTCATCTGCATCAACGGCGCGGCCGCGCACCTCAACCAGCCCGGCGACCTGGTGATTCTGGCCACCTTCGCCGAGGTGGAAGAGGCGGAGCTCGCCGGCTGGAAGCCCACCGTGGTGTTCGTGGACGGGAAGAACCGCATCGTCCCCGGCATCAAGGAAGAGATTCCGGGCCCCCAGCGCCGCTCCGCCTGA
- a CDS encoding deoxyribonuclease I has protein sequence MRLPSFLLHAVVLVAVAVPSLAQAASYLRVVSWNLRHEGWAAEQTYTDDAKQIWNQFGANSTSNNGCDLVFLQEVMNTDVMPALAQALTQVSGVSWTYAQTPLIGRSSYKEIYAVLYRTDTVSLLSSTVYSDSGDKFEREPQIVKVRHTPTGADYTFINWHAIWGTAAERDVEVRNIDTVFKSVQDGSTSDQDVILVGDHNMACTGASWSELAALSPAVSCKLDVATTLNTSGGFANAYDHFWMQSTYVTEFSTSGRDYIASTTDYVTRLSDHAPVYLSLYSSSDTD, from the coding sequence ATGAGACTGCCGTCCTTCCTGCTGCATGCGGTGGTGCTGGTCGCTGTCGCCGTTCCCTCGCTGGCGCAGGCGGCTTCCTACCTTCGGGTGGTGAGCTGGAACCTCCGTCACGAAGGCTGGGCCGCGGAGCAGACGTACACGGACGATGCGAAGCAGATCTGGAACCAGTTCGGCGCCAACAGCACGTCCAACAACGGCTGTGACCTGGTGTTCCTCCAGGAGGTGATGAACACCGACGTGATGCCGGCGCTGGCCCAGGCGCTCACGCAGGTGTCCGGCGTGTCGTGGACCTACGCGCAGACGCCGCTCATCGGCCGCTCGTCGTACAAGGAAATCTACGCGGTGCTGTACCGGACGGACACGGTGTCGCTGCTGTCGTCCACGGTGTACAGCGACTCAGGCGACAAGTTCGAGCGCGAGCCGCAAATCGTGAAGGTGCGGCACACGCCCACGGGCGCGGACTACACCTTCATCAACTGGCACGCCATCTGGGGCACCGCCGCCGAGCGCGACGTGGAGGTGCGCAACATCGACACCGTGTTCAAGTCGGTGCAGGACGGCAGCACGAGCGACCAGGACGTCATCCTCGTGGGTGACCACAACATGGCCTGCACCGGCGCCTCGTGGTCCGAACTGGCGGCGCTGTCTCCGGCGGTGTCCTGCAAGCTCGACGTGGCGACGACGCTCAACACCAGTGGTGGCTTCGCGAATGCGTATGACCACTTCTGGATGCAGAGCACGTACGTGACGGAGTTCTCCACCTCGGGCCGGGACTACATCGCCAGCACCACGGACTACGTCACCCGGCTGTCGGACCACGCTCCCGTCTACCTGTCCCTGTACTCCAGCAGCGACACGGATTGA
- a CDS encoding peptidoglycan-binding protein, with protein sequence MARGLALGDSGPEVRRLQELLTQRGYPLAVDGDFGEVTRAAVVTYQAQNLDSNGEPLVVDGQAGPDTWWSLTHLRPFLLHPPAIDFTVMPLPELGGSARGRHALEAALGELKAGAGEEGGPGAGPWIRKYLHDLAPEGSPWCAGFVSWCFWQDPGGPPFPYTVSARKLFGELGQRGWAHLSGEPYTPQPGDLVVWARVDADGREDHVGLVHHVAYGVLYTVEGSNGPRVQGFTYVLNRMDRLLGYAQVPGP encoded by the coding sequence ATGGCTCGCGGGTTGGCCCTGGGGGACTCGGGGCCCGAGGTGCGGCGGCTGCAGGAGTTGCTCACCCAGCGGGGCTACCCGCTGGCCGTGGACGGCGACTTCGGCGAGGTCACGCGCGCGGCGGTCGTCACCTACCAGGCGCAGAACCTGGACTCCAACGGCGAGCCGCTGGTGGTGGATGGCCAGGCGGGGCCGGACACCTGGTGGAGCCTCACGCACCTGCGGCCCTTCCTCCTGCATCCTCCCGCCATCGACTTCACCGTCATGCCGCTGCCCGAACTGGGCGGCAGCGCGCGTGGAAGGCATGCGCTGGAAGCCGCCCTGGGCGAGCTGAAGGCGGGCGCGGGCGAGGAGGGCGGACCCGGCGCGGGGCCGTGGATTCGCAAGTACCTGCACGACCTGGCGCCCGAGGGCAGCCCGTGGTGCGCCGGCTTCGTGAGCTGGTGCTTCTGGCAGGACCCGGGCGGTCCGCCCTTTCCCTATACCGTCAGCGCGCGGAAGCTCTTCGGCGAGCTGGGCCAGCGCGGCTGGGCCCACCTGTCAGGAGAGCCCTACACGCCCCAGCCGGGGGACCTCGTCGTCTGGGCCCGTGTGGACGCGGACGGCCGCGAGGACCACGTCGGGCTGGTGCACCACGTGGCGTATGGCGTGCTCTACACGGTGGAGGGCAGCAACGGCCCGCGCGTGCAGGGCTTCACCTACGTGCTCAACCGCATGGACCGGCTCCTGGGCTACGCGCAGGTGCCCGGGCCGTGA
- a CDS encoding MarR family winged helix-turn-helix transcriptional regulator, giving the protein MSELSMEVRVQVARLRNLIIDVARCGALSSPLGSLPHTELDPMEVQAIWWLKAESLLPVNVLADRLGGIALPRLSRLLDRLEDAKLVQRERSVRHDRRRVRVRLTEQGRALAEQADSVVQERMAKLLMPLGGEQRSALMDMLEGWVEAMGCWNRAEEQAAAAEETESEATEPVAVVVPPEPRAPRPMLTRAEPPSITANAA; this is encoded by the coding sequence ATGTCCGAGCTCTCGATGGAAGTGCGGGTGCAGGTCGCAAGGTTGCGGAATCTCATCATCGACGTAGCGCGCTGCGGCGCGCTGAGCAGCCCACTGGGCTCGCTACCGCATACCGAGCTGGACCCCATGGAGGTCCAGGCCATCTGGTGGCTGAAAGCCGAGAGCCTCCTGCCCGTCAACGTCCTCGCCGACCGCCTGGGTGGCATCGCCCTTCCCCGCCTCAGCCGGCTGCTGGACCGGCTGGAGGACGCGAAGCTCGTCCAGCGCGAGCGCTCCGTGCGGCATGACCGGCGCCGCGTGCGCGTGCGCCTCACCGAGCAGGGCCGCGCCCTGGCGGAACAGGCGGACTCCGTGGTCCAGGAGCGCATGGCGAAGCTGCTGATGCCTCTCGGGGGAGAGCAGCGCAGCGCGCTGATGGACATGTTGGAGGGCTGGGTGGAAGCGATGGGCTGCTGGAACCGCGCCGAGGAGCAGGCCGCCGCCGCCGAGGAGACCGAGTCGGAAGCCACCGAGCCGGTCGCCGTCGTGGTGCCGCCAGAGCCGCGTGCGCCGCGTCCCATGCTCACTCGCGCCGAGCCTCCCTCCATCACCGCCAACGCGGCCTGA